The following are encoded together in the Humulus lupulus chromosome 5, drHumLupu1.1, whole genome shotgun sequence genome:
- the LOC133778585 gene encoding uncharacterized protein LOC133778585, with protein sequence MVSHSHAQDGAEGIGHPNSSGDLSSEMEVDAFKRLFPLRFFERHLTESIRPDGRALGRARDSTLALGAVASANGSALAKIGLTTMLAAIKMEVMTPSKESPDEGCIAVEFHMPPICSPLVRPGRPAEAAPVVSKQLFDTILSSGMIDLKDLSLVSGKAAWMAYLDIYCLDADGALFDAALLSAVAAFSHLQIPVVSMNDDGKVSVVSEEEDEGRAVVNKERRKLKLSRIPFSLTCLLHKNYILADPTAEEESIMDTLVTVVLDSSDQLVSLYKPGGPALAHTSSVQDCIALTRQRVKELQMILDETISGMEVD encoded by the exons ATGGTCTCTCACTCACA TGCACAAGATGGAGCTGAGGGAATTGGGCACCCAAATTCTTCTGGGGATTTGTCATCAGAAATGGAGGTTGATGCTTTCAAACGCCTTTTCCCTCTTCGCTTCTTTGAGCGTCATCTCACAGAATCTATAAGACCTGATGGTAGAGCTCTTGGGAGAGCCAGGGATTCAACTTTAGCTCTAG GTGCGGTTGCATCTGCTAATGGATCAGCATTAGCAAAGATTGGTTTAACT ACCATGTTGGCTGCCATAAAAATGGAAGTCATGACCCCTTCAAAAGAGTCACCAGATGAGGGATGCATAG CTGTTGAATTCCACATGCCTCCCATATGCTCTCCCCTTGTCAGGCCAGGTAGGCCAGCTGAGGCAGCACCAGTTGTGTCGAAGCAGTTGTTTGATACTATATTAAG TTCTGGCATGATTGATTTGAAAGATTTATCATTGGTTAGTGGAAAGGCTGCTTGGATGGCCTACTTG GATATATATTGTTTGGATGCTGATGGTGCTCTTTTTGATGCTGCTTTGCTATCAGCTGTTGCTGCATTTTCTCATT TGCAGATTCCTGTAGTTTCTATGAATGATGATGGAAAGGTGAGTGTTGTCTCAGAGGAAGAAGATGAAGGAAGAGCTGTAGTaaataaagagagaagaaaaCTCAAATTAAGCAGGATTCCATTTTCGTTAACATGCTTACTTCACAAGAATTACATATTGGCCGATCCTACTGCAGAGGAAGAGTCAATCATGGATACTCTTGTAACTGTGGTTTTGGATTCTTCTGACCAACTCGTGTCTCTTTACAAGCCAGGCGGACCAGCTCTCGCCCATACATCGTCTGTTCAG GATTGCATTGCTTTGACTAGACAAAGAGTAAAGGAACTGCAGATGATTTTAGATGAAACCATTTCTGGAATGGAAGTTGATTAG